A stretch of Alkalibacter saccharofermentans DSM 14828 DNA encodes these proteins:
- the guaB gene encoding IMP dehydrogenase gives MSKMIREGLTFDDVLLVPSKSEILPHQVEIGTVLTKKIKLNIPIASAGMDTVTEAKLAIAIARQGGIGIIHKNMDIKDQAMEVDKVKRSEHGVIVDPFFLSPEHIIGDALELMERYHISGVPITEEGKLVGIITNRDLRFENDPLKKIKDAMTKEDLVVAPEGTTLEEAEKILKRHKIEKLPIVDDNFYLKGLITIKDIEKAIKYPNSAKDSNGRLIVGAAVGVSKDSLERAKALIEANADVIVLDTAHGHSVGVVEMVRTIKTKFPDTQLIAGNIATASAARDLIEAGVDAIKVGIGPGSICTTRVIAGIGVPQITAIMDCAEVAKEYGVPVIADGGIKFSGDVVKAIAAGADCVMIGGLFAGTEESPGEMMIYQGRSFKAYRGMGSEAAMKQGSSDRYFQEGQRKLVPEGVEGKVPYKGPLADSIFQMIGGLRAGMGYCGVKNINELKENTEFIKITSAGLKESHPHDVSIVKEPSNYSSANY, from the coding sequence ATGAGTAAAATGATTAGAGAAGGGTTGACCTTCGACGACGTGCTTTTAGTGCCTTCAAAATCCGAAATTCTGCCTCATCAGGTGGAAATAGGCACAGTTTTGACAAAAAAAATCAAGCTTAACATTCCAATAGCCAGTGCAGGCATGGATACTGTTACTGAAGCTAAGCTTGCAATAGCAATTGCAAGACAGGGTGGAATTGGAATAATCCACAAGAACATGGATATCAAAGACCAGGCAATGGAAGTTGACAAGGTTAAAAGAAGCGAACACGGCGTAATCGTAGATCCTTTCTTTTTAAGTCCGGAACATATAATAGGAGACGCTCTTGAGCTAATGGAAAGATACCATATTTCCGGCGTGCCTATAACAGAAGAAGGTAAGCTTGTTGGAATCATAACCAACAGGGACCTTAGATTTGAAAATGACCCTTTAAAGAAAATAAAAGACGCAATGACAAAAGAAGACCTTGTTGTAGCCCCTGAGGGAACTACCCTTGAGGAAGCTGAAAAAATCTTGAAGCGTCATAAAATCGAGAAGCTTCCTATAGTAGATGACAACTTCTACTTAAAAGGCTTGATAACAATTAAGGACATCGAAAAGGCAATCAAGTATCCTAACTCTGCAAAGGACAGCAACGGCAGGCTGATTGTAGGTGCAGCGGTAGGAGTCAGCAAGGATAGCCTTGAAAGAGCAAAGGCCCTTATAGAGGCAAATGCAGACGTCATCGTGCTGGATACTGCTCACGGACACTCAGTGGGCGTGGTGGAGATGGTAAGAACGATTAAAACCAAATTCCCGGATACCCAGCTTATCGCAGGAAACATCGCAACCGCTTCTGCAGCAAGAGACTTGATAGAAGCGGGAGTCGACGCAATAAAAGTGGGCATCGGACCGGGATCTATATGCACCACGAGAGTAATAGCAGGTATCGGAGTTCCCCAGATTACAGCTATTATGGACTGTGCCGAAGTTGCTAAGGAATACGGAGTGCCGGTTATTGCAGACGGAGGAATCAAGTTCTCAGGGGATGTGGTAAAAGCCATAGCCGCAGGAGCCGACTGTGTGATGATAGGCGGACTTTTTGCCGGAACCGAGGAAAGCCCCGGAGAGATGATGATCTACCAGGGAAGAAGCTTTAAAGCGTACAGAGGCATGGGCTCGGAGGCTGCCATGAAGCAAGGCAGCTCGGACAGGTACTTCCAGGAAGGCCAAAGAAAGCTGGTTCCTGAAGGCGTGGAGGGCAAAGTGCCTTACAAAGGGCCTTTGGCGGACAGCATATTCCAGATGATCGGCGGATTAAGAGCCGGCATGGGATACTGCGGAGTCAAAAACATCAATGAGCTTAAGGAAAATACAGAGTTTATAAAAATAACAAGCGCAGGTTTGAAGGAAAGCCATCCTCACGATGTCTCCATAGTAAAAGAGCCTTCTAACTACAGCAGCGCCAATTATTGA